The Desulfatiglans anilini DSM 4660 genome includes the window AGCTCGCTGAGGCCTTGGCCTTGGGTGAGCTAAAAATCGAACCCAGAAGAAAAAAAATTATAACCAAGAAAAGACAAAAGATTACAGAGTATGTGCCACCCTCTAGCCGAAATATAATGGATCACCTACTTCAGTTGGGTAGGGATGAAAAATACCCGCACGATTCTATCCCTAGCACGCTTCGAAACGTCAAGAATTTTATAGGAAAAGCTCAGAGGCTAAGAGATGAGGGCGTTATCCCAGTCTCAGATTTCCCATTTGCCCTATTGGGATACGCTCGGTGGAATGAAAGCGCCCAGCTTAACCAAGCGTTTCGCAATTTTCTATGTGATGTATGTTTTGATGCATTCATCGTATCGATATCTGAAAAAGATTGTTCAGCAAACATTCTTCATGATATGGACAATGCTTTTGCAGGGTTTAAAAGATTAATAGACCGACAATTCTATAATAACGTCCTGTCTTATGTAATTCGGCAGCTTGACCAATACGACTTTGATTCGGCTGAAAGGATTCTTGATGCGGTCAAAAGACATGTGCCCTCAGCGTGGTTGAACGTTGATGAATTGGTAAATCAATACTCTTTTCTTCGATCTTCTGCCCTCAAACAGCAAATTCAAGATGAGATTTTGAGGCATTTAGAGCAAGGGAAATATAGGGAGGCAGATTCTCTCTTCAAAAGAAGTGGGCTACTATCTCTCCCGGAATATGAGAAGCTCACTATTCCTTTCATCGCAAAGGATATCATGAAGGTAGTAGGCTCCTCAGAACAAGAGGAGGAACATAGAGATTTGGCCTCGGACATTTTTAAAAACGAACCGGAAATTGTCTATGAAATGACTTGGGAACGTCTCAGAGCGTTCATTGTAGACAGAATTGGTTACCTGTCACTGCCTAGATTGATTTATAGAGTCCTGACAAAAGAGATTGCAAAAAATGTGATTTATCTTGATGATCAAAGGCTGGCGCTTTTTCTTGTGAAAGTGTTAAACGGTCCTTCACTCGAAGAAACCGATTACCATTTCATCTGGGGTATCTTTTTAGCGAATCTGAAAGTATTTCAGGACTTATTGCCCGCAAACAGAAGAAAAATTGATAACATAACAAGTAGATATCCGTTTGATAGAATAAATGAAATTGTTGAGGTTTATTTGCCGCCTGAGGAAATTTGCCTAAAATTCTTGAAAAGAGAGCCACTGGAATGTGATAGTGAACAGCTTGAAGTTATAGGTAAATCTTTTCAGAAGTCCCGGTATTTCAATTGCTCAATGGTTGTAGCTTTGCTGAGGGCGAAGATAGATGGAAAGAAGATTAGATCAAAAGATATCTTACGGGGCATACTCCAAGCGGTGGTGAATAAAGCATTTAACTACAATTTGGAGACCAAGAATCAAATTAGAAATTTTATCTTTCCCAGATGTATATCTGATTTTATAAAGAAGAATTTCATGATATCAGATCGGGACTATGTTTTTTGTGAAGGCATCCTAATTGGGGAAGAAAGCAGCCCACGTGTCCTTTGCCGAGGTCGAAAATGCGAGGAAATGACGAGGCTATTATGCGAAGTTGGCAATGACAAGATCAATTCCGAATTTCTTTATTTCCTGAGAAAAGAATTTAATATGTCAATTAAGGAGTTTTTTTCCAATGAGAATTTTTCACAGGCGATGGGTTCCTTCAACAGATGGAATGAAATAGCTTATAGGCTTGTATGCGGATATGGTGAAGAAAGGGGTTGCGGTTCACCATTACTTTGTAATTCTACTCCTCAAGTAAAATCCGGATGGGCAGCCTATGCTGTAACTTACTGGCGTTGTTCAAATGAACATTGTGAAAAGCGATTTGTACCAGTGAAGCTATCTCACTGTGGTAGTGGGTGTGGAAAAATTATCGATAGTCGCTTCGACAAAATCGCCTGCAAAAAAAATGACTCAAAACCATTCTACATCTGTAGAGGGTGCGGCTTTTGTTGTAAAGAGCATGGAGTGAGCGGAATTTGTCCTAACTGTGGTGAAAGCGCTGGTTGGGATACCAAGGACCCGTACCTTAAATGGTACTCCTGTAGGAAGTGTGGACATACAATTGGCGTCCCTAACACCCTGAAGGGTTGCTTGGGGTCAGAAAATTCTGGCAGGGCTTTTGAAATTCAAAACAATTGTTGCAAAGAACAAATTGAATATCTAGGTCAACAATATGACGACGTTTTATCTGACTTCGTTCGATTTTGACGGAAATCTTCCGACTGTAATATCTCATATGATCAATGATTTGAATTTTCGGCTTCTGGTCTGCTACGACCTGAATAATTGCCTTGCGAACGTTGAAATGGGTCTTGAGAAATATCATGAGATTCTCGACGTATACCTACTGGAGTCGATCCTATTTTTAGGAAAATACCACCGGAGGTATTATGAAGGTGAAAAGATTCCCGCTTATGGTTTAAGGAAAAACCTACGGGAATTCCTCTCAACACACTCTGTTGAGTTGAAGTGTGGCACAGATATTGCGAATAATTTTTGGCTTCGGCTTTTAGCCTATGCCAAAAGGCTCAGAAAGCATGTCATGGCCTCCGGGGCCTGGGATCATTATCAGGAAGTTGAACTCCCCTTTTCCAAGGTGTTGCACGCGCTGACATTGAAGGGGGTCGCACTTGATTGTGATGCTTTAAAAATGATCCGGGAAAAGGCTGAACACGCTCACCGAAGGATTTTATATGCCTTGGATGTAAACAATGTCGGCGGACCTCAATTGAAGGATCTGAATAATTGGGCCAAGGGTTACGGTTTTTACGAATTTTTTCCTGCTGGGCGGAATGAAATTAGGGTCAAGGATCTGGAGCTCCTGGAGGATCAGCATCAAGTATTCAAGATCTTCTCACGGCTGGAAAAGTTGAAACGCATCAACAGGTTTTTGAACAGCGTTGGCGATATGCAGCGGATCCGACCGACTTATAAGACGATGGGCGCGGTTACGGGCCGGTGTACGTCGACCGTCCCCAACATCATGGGGCTTCCAAAAATCTTTCGGCCCATTGTAATTCCGAGCAGGCCTGACTTCGGAATTGTTG containing:
- a CDS encoding DNA polymerase, with product MINDLNFRLLVCYDLNNCLANVEMGLEKYHEILDVYLLESILFLGKYHRRYYEGEKIPAYGLRKNLREFLSTHSVELKCGTDIANNFWLRLLAYAKRLRKHVMASGAWDHYQEVELPFSKVLHALTLKGVALDCDALKMIREKAEHAHRRILYALDVNNVGGPQLKDLNNWAKGYGFYEFFPAGRNEIRVKDLELLEDQHQVFKIFSRLEKLKRINRFLNSVGDMQRIRPTYKTMGAVTGRCTSTVPNIMGLPKIFRPIVIPSRPDFGIVECDYSQMEVGVGAALSEDERLIDDFNSTDVYEKAGLLLFGGSGGSRSKAKVIFLGIQYGLSRRTIARLLELSEAETSNKLDRLYGRYSSLTGYLASLEKSGGQWGFVESVSGLKRYRRNPLEVPNFWEKNWFKNFPIQASAASIFKKAIIEIHEALGREPFNLLVPLYDSVVFECPLDRMEEFTGIVVDCMIRSMKAYFPVLVPKVSVNDSDPSHWNAEGGSGSIKTFLDDPLYGIDIREKPSSNVDWSEYL